The following are encoded together in the Theileria orientalis strain Shintoku DNA, chromosome 1, complete genome genome:
- a CDS encoding uncharacterized protein (dihydrouridine synthase, DuS family protein), with translation MGNPGLVDYRPSLHIAPMLDVTYLQFRQFMRLLTKRTHLWTEMFVGSALINAPEDAVHKWMKFDQNEHPIVAQLGTAHDRIKFAGGNCSETLIEAGKIVKQFGYDEININAGCPSPRVSGKAGCFGAYLMKEKELVRDIVHDMMRQLDMRVTVKTRLGVDECDSYDFVKDFVSTVSQSGCDHFIIHARKAWLRGINPKKNRTVPPLQYEKVYRLQQDFPDIKFTINGGFKTMDDILGAINSENADDHNVPHKLDGVMIGRLAYENPCILANVDRLIYGEDNPPTCATRRILLENYAKYIDETEEENRDMNIAMVVKPILGVFHGEQGSKFYRQALSNTYEYGDFEYPSGDSKHSMFIHQAIDLMDRINPEALDKPLF, from the exons ATGGGAAATCCCGGTTTAGTTGATTATAGACCGTCGTTACACATCGCTCCCATGCTTGATGTTACGTATTTGCAgttcag GCAATTTATGCGGCTACTCACAAAAAGAACACATCTATGGACTGAGATGTTTGTTGGATCAGCTTTGATTAATGCTCCAGAGGACGCAGTACACAAGTGGATGA AGTTTGACCAAAATGAACACCCAATTGTCGCTCAACTAGGTACTGCCCACGATAGAATTAAATTTGCAGGAGGGAACTGCTCGGAAACGCTAATAGAGGCCGGAAAGATAGTTAAACAATTCGGCTAcgatgaaataaatatcaatgCTGGGTGTCCCAGTCCCAGAGTATCTGGCAAAG caGGCTGCTTCGGAGCATATTTgatgaaggaaaaggagctgGTCAGGGACATTGTACATGACATGATGAGGCAACTGGACATGAGGGTTACTGTGAAAACGAGGCTGGGCGTCGACGAGTGCGACTCGTACGACTTCGTCAAGGACTTCGTCTCCACCGTCTCACAGTCAGGCTGTGACCACTTCATAATCCACGCCAGAAAGGCATGGCTGCGGGGAATCAATCCCAAGAAGAACAGGACGGTCCCGCCCCTGCAGTACGAAAAGGTGTACAGGCTCCAGCAGGACTTCCCTGACATCAAGTTCACCATCAACGGCGGATTCAAGACCATGGACGACATCCTGGGGGCAATCAACTCAGAAAACGCCGACGACCACAACGTTCCTCACAAACTCGACGGGGTTATGATAGGCAGACTCGCCTACGAGAACCCCTGCATACTGGCCAATGTGGACAGGCTGATTTACGGCGAGGATAATCCTCCGACCTGCGCCACCAGAAGAATTTTATTAGAG AACTATGCGAAGTACATTGACGAAACTGAGGAGGAAAACCGGGATATGAATATCGCAATGGTGGTAAAGCCAATACTGGGTGTTTTTCACGGGGAGCAGGGGTCGAAGTTTTATAGGC AGGCTTTGTCGAACACCTACGAGTACGGCGACTTTGAGTACCCTAGCGGAGACTCTAAGCACTCGATGTTTATACACCAGGCAATTGATCTGATGGACAGGATTAACCCCGAGGCCCTGGACAAACCTCTGTTTTAG
- a CDS encoding DNA-directed RNA polymerase II, whose protein sequence is MDWAPRQIKPSIEIVDLRKDRMDFILLNSDVSTANAIRRIILSEIPSLAIEIVTVLENTSVLHDEYISHRLGLLPIDSTLASEFEFRDKCQCTDKCARCTVDYTLDVSCNDSDSRVVTHFDIVPDESQSQSIYGKNLPMPIPRADATNFNGGTDGIPIVKLKRGHSINMKLTATKGLGKFHAKWIVGNVNYKMEPRFSFNSSIMEQLTSEEKAGIAASCPRGVFKYTGVRSDMEPGLGSSDKSFKLNVGGLQVANKLNCIYCDECINYCRELGHKDLIRIQPDESKFHFTIESTGSIPPEKILDIALLCLEKKLQDLHSNFAEAQSRALGTASTSQHKEGGRAPHPSSAYIDLD, encoded by the coding sequence atggacTGGGCTCCTAGGCAAATTAAACCTTCCATTGAAATTGTGGACCTTAGAAAGGATCGAATGGACTTCATCCTTCTGAACTCCGACGTCAGCACAGCTAACGCCATCAGAAGGATCATCTTGTCCGAAATACCTTCATTGGCAATAGAAATTGTCACGGTCCTGGAAAATACTAGTGTTTTGCACGACGAATACATATCGCATAGATTAGGACTGCTCCCTATTGACAGTACCCTGGCAAGTGAATTTGAGTTCAGGGATAAGTGCCAGTGTACGGACAAATGTGCCAGATGCACTGTGGATTATACTTTGGACGTTTCTTGCAATGATTCTGACTCCAGGGTGGTCACGCACTTCGACATTGTCCCCGACGAGAGCCAGAGTCAGTCAATATATGGCAAGAACCTTCCGATGCCCATACCGAGGGCCGACGCGACCAACTTTAACGGCGGAACTGACGGAATCCCAATTGTGAAGCTGAAACGTGGCCACTCCATCAACATGAAGTTGACCGCCACCAAGGGGCTTGGAAAGTTCCACGCCAAGTGGATCGTCGGCAACGTAAACTACAAGATGGAGCCCAGATTCTCATTCAATTCCTCCATAATGGAGCAGCTGACGTCTGAGGAGAAGGCCGGCATCGCCGCCAGCTGCCCTAGGGGTGTGTTCAAATACACAGGTGTAAGGTCGGATATGGAGCCAGGTTTGGGCTCATCTGACAAGAGTTTTAAGTTAAACGTCGGCGGACTGCAGGTCGCCAATAAACTCAACTGTATATACTGCGACGAGTGCATAAACTACTGTAGAGAGCTCGGCCACAAGGATCTAATTCGCATACAGCCGGACGAGTCGAAATTTCACTTCACTATTGAATCTACTGGATCGATACCGCCGGAAAAAATACTGGACATTGCTCTTCTCTGTTTGGAGAAGAAGCTACAGGATTTGCATTCCAATTTTGCCGAGGCTCAGTCGAGGGCCCTGGGCACTGCCAGTACTTCACAACACAAGGAAGGCGGCAGAGCTCCACATCCTTCCTCAGCCTACATTGATTtagattaa
- a CDS encoding alkylated DNA repair protein, with protein MYSSVDTNNFSNSVFLCIRNTPYFKLNTNSFRRNLLSIVDEYINNEPSADSGDKTSIESVDKLNDYVVTAENYSVHFVLSAKLLDDAKFCSLYGFEGFEGVFILKNFLKEDQCLALACETLRSYINPPSNSNLLIKDPNISSPIWPGESFKSLRWSTIGHLYDWEKRQYDGYSQFPDIIVKIVNEINRLLSQFYDPFIADAAIINFYSKGYFLRLHRDDAEETNDPVINISIGAPAIFCICKEDPSQFPLSCVVDSGSIAIMANNSRRCLHGISKLLHYVKPDSDSNHCSDTVSDTDRPFAKPYFINKFPQCADEVFEGFTTSLDEQAIADVKSYLNDSRISISIRKAKI; from the exons ATGTACTCTAGTGTTGACACCAATAACTTTTCTAACTCCGTTTTCCTGTGTATACGCAACACtccttattttaaattaaacacaaactCTTTTCGGAGGAACTTACTCTCAATTGTGGacgaatatataaataatgagCCCTCCGCTGACTCCGGTGATAAAACCTCCATTGAATCTGTGGATAAGTTAAACGACTATGTTGTAACAGCTGAAAACTACTCTGTTCACTTTGTTTTATCGGCGAAACTGCTTGATGATGCTAAATTTTGCTCTCTGTACGGGTTCGAAGGTTTCGAAG GAGTGTTCATTTTAAAGAACTTTCTGAAAGAAGATCAATGCCTCGCACTGGCTTGTGAGACTTTACGGTCATACATAAAC CCTCCCAGCAACAGCAACCTACTCATTAAGGACCCTAACATCTCCTCTCCCATTTGGCCCGGTGAGAGTTTCAAGAGTTTACGGTGGTCGACCATTGGTCACTTGTACGACTGGGAGAAACGGCAGTACGACGGCTATTCTCAGTTCCCTGATATCATTGTGAAGATAGTCAATGAAATCAACAGGCTTCTTTCACAGTTCTACGACCCCTTCATCGCAGAT GCTGccattattaatttttactcaAAAGGTTACTTTTTGCGTCTTCACAGGGATGACGCTGAGGAAACTAACGATCCCGTGATAAACATCAGCATTGGAGCTCCAGCTATTTTTTGCATTTGTAAGGAGGATCCGAG TCAATTTCCTCTATCTTGCGTGGTCGATTCCGGCTCAATTGCCATTATGGCAAACAATTCCAGGAGATGTTTACACG GCATCAGTAAGCTATTGCACTATGTGAAGCCTGATTCTGACTCCAACCACTGCTCTGATACTGTTTCCGATACGGACAGGCCTTTTGCCAAGCCCTATTTCATTAACAAGTTCCCTCAATGTGCAGATGAAGTTTTCGAAGGATTCACCACCTCTCTTGATGAACAGGCCATAGCTGATGTCAAATCTTATCTAAATGACTCTAGAATTTCAATAAGCATTAGAAAGGCAAAAATATGA
- a CDS encoding aspartyl/glutamyl-tRNA amido transferase, which yields MLIIFTQWSMFLFFSINLFFSSIVCLDSKLLIKRPLTFMNHTNINICKNFSMEHSVDKHMNKETKFQVFSEIMDDSNDEAFYYPDDDGKLILTGIEVHVQLASPFKAFCSCRSIASPVTKLNVSKNPDVYKTGPAKSRKKVYDGFKKVLDDIVRNYKPVVSISKTHYDTEAPLNVEEYIKWFYESKEFTEHEDVDEKTLNDLLLNENQYTCAGCRGEVGTLPYISPMSFLYAVGVCKVLDCKIANKVSFDRKCYEYFDLPKGYQVTQTLNPLGRDGHIDLSTGKVVRVSKVQFEEDTARRVENNPENLDFNRSGVALAEIVTAACELTRSEILETCRTIYERVVFNGLSNGNRFRGNFRFDINLSRPDGTNRIEVKNLNSFAVINKSVKNYDPEKEYKYKSEEREESSALSKLMSRQDAEGRGESVLEKIKNIFTSVLKDVRNRDKYAPLGTTMKWDKEHGLRAMRHKLSSASYGNYFEVNIPVLYQSDELIKRITDCLPEQLDSLDKFVAQYPGVKRELLKEVYKHNSWVKYYERLCSELDPQVAASHFVNLLLPVVKATNKPLMPPQRFAELIKLVLDHRVNLSDVEDAMPALLDHGGSFEDYFGGRNLLLHSLKRTRELIDDFLKEHPLDPKKSRNSDYVTKVTSELVRSTGSKISYQFVREYVTKLLNE from the exons ATGCTCATTATATTCACACAATGGtcaatgtttttatttttttcaataaatttatttttttcctctATAGTGTGCTTGGATTCCAAACTTTTAATCAAAAGGCCCCTGACTTTTATGAATCATAcgaatataaacatatgtaaaaatttCAGCATGGAACACAGTGTAGATAAACACATGAATAAAGAGACCAAATTTCAGGTTTTTTCTGAAATCATGGATGACTCCAATGACGAAGCCTTCTATTACCCTGACGATGACGGGAAACTGATTCTCACTGGCATTGAGGTTCACGTCCAGTTGGCATCCCCGTTCAAGGCCTTTTGCTCCTGCAGGAGCATCGCCTCGCCAGTCACGAAGCTGAATGTGTCGAAGAATCCCGATGTGTACAAGACGGGCCCTGCCAAAAGCAGGAAGAAGGTGTACGATGGATTTAAGAAGGTGTTGGACGACATTGTGAGGAACTATAAGCCCGTAGTTTCGATTTCAAAAACACATTACGACACGGAAGCTCCCTTGAACGTGGAGGAGTACATAAAATGGTTTTACGAGTCGAAGGAGTTCACTGAGCACGAAGACGTGGACGAGAAGACCTTGAACGACTTGCTCCTCAACGAGAACCAGTACACCTGCGCAGGCTGCAGAGGAGAAGTCGGCACGCTTCCGTACATTTCGCCCATGTCGTTCCTGTACGCAGTCGGAGTGTGCAAGGTTTTGGACTGCAAAATTGCAAACAAGGTGTCATTCGATCGCAAATGCTACGAATACTTTGACCTGCCTAAGGGATACCAGGTAACGCAGACGCTGAACCCTCTCGGAAGGGACGGGCACATCGACTTGAGCACGGGCAAGGTTGTGAGGGTGAGCAAGGTTCAGTTTGAGGAGGACACCGCCAGAAGAGTGGAAAACAACCCTGAGAACCTGGACTTTAACAGGAGCGGCGTAGCCCTGGCAGAGATTGTGACCGCGGCCTGCGAATTGACGAGGTCCGAGATACTTGAGACGTGCAGAACCATCTACGAGAGGGTGGTCTTCAACGGGCTTAGCAACGGAAACAGGTTCAGGGGCAACTTCAGGTTCGACATAAACCTATCCAGGCCCGACGGCACCAACAGGATCGAggtgaagaacctgaactCGTTTGCTGTAATCAACAAGTCCGTGAAAAACTACGACCCCGAGAAGGAGTACAAGTATAAATCCGAGGAGCGCGAGGAGTCCAGCGCTCTAAGCAAGCTGATGAGTAGGCAGGACGCCGAGGGCAGGGGGGAGTCGGTTTTggagaaaataaagaaCATATTCACCTCGGTGCTCAAGGACGTCAGGAACAGGGACAAGTACGCGCCGCTGGGCACCACCATGAAGTGGGACAAGGAGCACGGCCTCAGGGCCATGCGGCACAAGCTGTCCTCGGCCTCCTACGGCAACTACTTCGAGGTGAACATTCCCGTGCTCTACCAGAGCGACGAGCTGATTAAGCGCATCACCGACTGCCTGCCTGAGCAGCTTGACAGCCTCGACAAGTTCGTGGCGCAGTACCCCGGCGTCAAGCGGGAGCTGCTCAAGGAGGTCTACAAGCACAACTCCTGGGTCAAGTACTACGAAAGGCTCTGCTCCGAGCTGGACCCCCAGGTCGCCGCGAGCCACTTCGtgaacctgctgctgccCGTCGTCAAGGCCACGAACAAGCCCCTGATGCCCCCCCAGAGGTTCGCCGAGCTCATTAAGCTGGTTCTGGACCACCGCGTGAACCTGTCCGACGTCGAGGACGCCATGCCCGCTCTCCTCGACCACGGCGGCTCCTTCGAGGACTACTTCGGCGGCAGGAACCTTCTGCTGCACAGCCTGAAGAGGACCAGGGAGCTGATTGACGACTTTTTGAAGGAGCATCCTCTGGACCCGAAGAAGTCCAG GAACTCAGATTATGTTACAAAGGTCACCTCTGAACTGGTGCGCTCCACCGGGTCCAAGATCAGCTACCAGTTTGTGCGGGAGTACGTCACGAAGCTTTTAAACGAGTAG
- a CDS encoding molecular chaperone DnaJ, whose translation MVSYISCASPFIAYIVIRYLNVKSVSSFSFSFGNDFFDFQPPPDKSYDDKKCPYEVLGVDKNSTHKEIRKAFLALSKKYHPDLNTDEDASDKFKELNEAYEILSNNDKREAYDNHGFAGLDRMEQMGGMPEEFEMDDLFSSFFGSGTFQGRAERKAEPVVYPLSVPLDYFYTGKDLELTVELTRLCKNYDECETKRPDCQGPGVKVVTQQRGYGMFIQHQMRDETCLGRGKGWKANCKECPDGPTHKEQIKVTVTIEPGVKNKQNIVMEGRGQERPGTKRGDLVFIITEKQHELYKREENDLHCKMEISLKEALTSFKREVDVFGELKFIISHKGVTPHGHIFRVEGKGMPIHNTTKHGNLYVTMNVQFPKKLTPEQEKLIEQALE comes from the exons ATGGTATCCTATATCTCATGCGCTTCGCCTTTTATAGCATATATCGTAATCAGATATTTGAACGTAAAGTCGGTCAGTAGCTTTAGTTTTAGCTTTGGCAACgatttttttgattttCAGCCTCCTCCTGATAAGTCATACGATGATAAAAAGTGCCCCTATGAAGTTTTGGGAGTGGATAAAAACTCGACACATAAAGAAATAAGAAAGGCGTTTTTAGCCTTGAGCAAAAAGTATCATCCAGACTTAAACACAGACGAAGACGCATCGGATAAATTTAAGGAATTGAACGAAGCGTACGAGATCCTGAGCAACAATGATAAGAGAGAAGCGTACGATAACCACGGATTTGCAGGGTTGGACAGAATGGAGCAGATGGGAGGGATGCCGGAGGAATTTGAAATGGACGATCTCTTTTCAAGCTTCTTCGGATCGGGAACCTTCCAAGGAAGAGCCGAAAGGAAAGCAGAGCCAGTGGTGTACCCACTCTCAGTGCCACtagattatttttataccGGAAAGGACCTGGAACTGACAGTGGAACTGACGAGACTATGCAAAAACTACGATGAATGTGAAACCAAACGGCCAGATTGCCAAGGGCCAGGAGTTAAGGTAGTTACACAGCAGAGAGGATACGGAATGTTCATACAGCACCAAATGAGAGATGAAACGTGTCTGGGAAGAGGAAAGGGCTGGAAGGCAAACTGTAAA GAATGCCCAGATGGGCCTACACACAAAGaacaaattaaagttaCGGTAACAATAGAACCAggagttaaaaataaacaaaatatcGTAATGGAGGGAAGAGGCCAGGAGAGACCAGGAACAAAGAGAGGAGATCTGGTGTTTATAATAACGGAAAAACAACACGAATT GTACAAGAGAGAAGAAAACGACCTACACTGCAAAATGGAAATATCACTGAAGGAAGCACTGACCAGCTTCAAGAGAGAAGTTGATGTGTTCGGAGAACTGAAGTTCATAATATCACACAAAGGAGTAACGCCGCACGGACACATATTCAGAgtggaaggaaaaggaatgCCAATACATAACACAACAAAACACGGAAACTTGTACGTAACAATGAACGTACAGTTTCCTAAGAAACTCACACCAGAACAggaaaaattaatagaaCAAGCACTAGAATAA